In Leptospira congkakensis, one DNA window encodes the following:
- the rlmD gene encoding 23S rRNA (uracil(1939)-C(5))-methyltransferase RlmD, whose translation MTTTNPGTKICTHFGTCGGCNYLDIDYNKELRKKEQNIKELFKTYRHLEFRTIVPSPSPEYYRHKIQLPFGRRNIGNKTLLTLGLFNRESTFVLDQTECQIQDQGLTEIALAVKQWARREGLLPYNEKSKRGMMKYLVARKSISTGEIILGIVTAKEDLPHAKDASKRLHTAIQNRIGKTGKFGKIVGIIQNINTKHTTMALGREEHLLWGRPYIHEHFGKHKFRVGLSTFLQVNPIQTPSLYNLVLDEIEPENRVIDAYSGIGTISFWIAGNCKEVMGIEENPNSHRTALESVKYNHVHNVRFRKGRVAEVLPTLFGKNYDTLVLDPPRTGLGVEVAETILGMGFKKIVYVSCDPLSLREDTNLLARQYFLNSVQPVDMFPRTDHVETVAVFRNKNLT comes from the coding sequence ATGACAACAACCAATCCTGGTACAAAAATTTGTACCCACTTCGGAACCTGCGGTGGCTGTAATTATTTAGATATTGATTACAACAAAGAACTTCGCAAAAAAGAACAAAACATCAAAGAACTTTTCAAAACCTATCGCCACTTAGAATTTCGTACGATTGTTCCCAGTCCTTCTCCCGAATACTACCGACACAAAATCCAACTCCCTTTTGGTAGAAGGAATATAGGCAATAAAACTTTACTTACATTAGGGCTCTTTAATAGAGAATCCACATTTGTTCTCGACCAAACCGAATGCCAAATCCAAGACCAAGGTCTTACGGAAATTGCACTGGCTGTCAAACAATGGGCTAGACGAGAAGGCCTTCTTCCGTATAACGAAAAATCCAAACGAGGAATGATGAAATACCTCGTGGCAAGAAAATCAATTTCCACAGGAGAAATCATCCTTGGAATCGTCACTGCCAAAGAAGACCTACCACATGCCAAAGATGCTTCCAAAAGACTGCATACTGCCATCCAAAACCGAATTGGTAAAACAGGAAAATTTGGGAAAATAGTCGGAATCATCCAAAACATCAATACAAAACATACAACAATGGCGCTAGGTCGCGAAGAACACTTGTTATGGGGTAGACCATACATCCATGAACATTTTGGAAAACATAAATTCCGCGTAGGCCTTTCCACTTTTTTACAAGTAAATCCCATCCAAACTCCCAGTTTGTACAATTTAGTTTTGGATGAAATAGAACCAGAGAACCGAGTCATTGATGCTTACTCAGGAATTGGAACCATCTCTTTTTGGATTGCCGGAAACTGTAAAGAAGTCATGGGGATCGAAGAAAACCCCAACTCACATAGAACTGCCCTTGAATCTGTAAAATACAATCACGTACATAATGTACGGTTTCGTAAAGGGAGAGTGGCAGAAGTGTTACCAACGCTTTTTGGAAAAAACTATGACACCTTAGTACTTGATCCACCGCGTACAGGCCTAGGTGTGGAAGTGGCAGAAACTATTTTAGGAATGGGTTTTAAAAAAATAGTCTATGTATCTTGTGATCCATTGAGTTTACGCGAAGACACAAATTTACTCGCAAGACAATATTTCTTAAATTCCGTACAACCGGTAGATATGTTTCCTAGAACCGACCACGTAGAAACCGTAGCCGTTTTTAGAAATAAAAATCTCACATAA
- a CDS encoding FAD-dependent oxidoreductase: MKSGIYRDYKSYAKKETIVVDVVVIGSGCGGSTMAYELSKKGIKVALIEQGGNYHTGTFDNHELNMGGKVSAERNFHTTADGGINLVYGNNLGGASVHYWADSYRTPDDRLLLWNRKYGIDHHLPEDLHSYWSELETDLHVTPAGEEYFNPMNRLFRNASQRLGWEGHAVPQARKNCQKSGHCMQGCMFGAKQSQLVTHIPRAVQLGTDVYTDLRAEKLVIHGQKVAGLEAVVIDRRTLRPTATKVTFQSKAVCVSAGGFGSSTFLLRNGFKRQLPALGEFLAINPSPMVHALYEESIVQWRNIPAAYGVEDFRLARYQNGKYKEGGYMLMPNQLQLATLAALVPSFGKDHYSYMKQMEHLGGTIGWIDDVDGELGSIEVDLFGKRKINYPFGKVTKQIFSDLTYKQMKLNFEAGAKEVFLAGMKLRKYSEMPKKEEIDALAWKPAEFPMAAPHPAGGCRMGKSRETSVVNSRHQVHGYQNLFVADSSVFPTGVSVDPSFTIMAFSKKASEFVTDIM, encoded by the coding sequence ATGAAATCAGGGATTTATCGTGATTACAAAAGTTATGCGAAGAAAGAAACCATAGTTGTCGATGTAGTCGTGATTGGTTCGGGATGTGGTGGGTCTACCATGGCCTATGAACTTTCCAAAAAAGGAATCAAAGTGGCTCTCATCGAACAGGGTGGAAATTATCATACAGGAACCTTTGACAATCATGAGCTGAATATGGGAGGTAAAGTTTCTGCGGAGAGAAATTTCCATACCACTGCTGATGGTGGGATTAACCTTGTGTATGGAAATAATTTGGGTGGGGCCTCTGTTCATTACTGGGCTGACAGTTATCGTACACCTGACGATCGGTTGTTATTATGGAATCGCAAATACGGAATCGATCATCATCTTCCCGAAGATTTACATTCCTATTGGTCAGAATTGGAAACAGACCTTCATGTGACTCCGGCCGGCGAAGAATACTTTAATCCGATGAATCGACTTTTTAGGAACGCATCACAAAGATTAGGTTGGGAAGGGCATGCGGTTCCACAAGCTAGGAAAAATTGTCAGAAGTCTGGTCACTGTATGCAAGGTTGTATGTTTGGAGCCAAACAATCCCAACTTGTGACTCATATTCCAAGAGCTGTTCAATTGGGTACAGATGTTTATACTGATCTTCGTGCGGAAAAGTTAGTGATACATGGACAGAAAGTTGCCGGACTCGAAGCTGTGGTGATTGATAGAAGGACACTTCGACCTACGGCCACAAAGGTAACTTTCCAATCCAAAGCAGTTTGTGTTTCCGCAGGTGGATTTGGAAGTTCAACTTTTTTACTTCGTAATGGTTTTAAAAGACAGTTACCAGCTCTCGGTGAGTTTTTGGCAATCAATCCTTCACCCATGGTACATGCGTTATATGAAGAATCCATCGTGCAATGGAGAAATATTCCCGCAGCTTATGGAGTTGAGGATTTCCGATTGGCAAGGTATCAAAATGGAAAGTACAAAGAAGGTGGGTATATGCTGATGCCAAATCAGTTGCAACTGGCCACTCTTGCGGCCCTAGTTCCTAGTTTTGGAAAAGACCATTATTCTTATATGAAACAAATGGAACATTTAGGTGGGACCATTGGATGGATTGATGATGTGGATGGAGAACTAGGTTCCATCGAAGTGGATTTATTTGGAAAAAGAAAAATCAATTATCCATTTGGAAAAGTCACCAAACAAATATTTAGCGATCTGACTTACAAACAAATGAAGTTAAATTTTGAAGCAGGTGCAAAAGAAGTTTTCCTTGCTGGTATGAAACTTCGTAAATATTCAGAAATGCCTAAAAAAGAAGAAATTGATGCTCTTGCTTGGAAACCTGCGGAATTTCCAATGGCAGCTCCCCATCCTGCTGGTGGATGTCGGATGGGGAAATCAAGAGAAACTTCAGTTGTGAATTCTCGTCACCAGGTTCATGGATATCAAAATTTGTTTGTGGCTGACTCTTCCGTATTTCCTACGGGAGTCAGTGTGGATCCAAGTTTTACCATTATGGCTTTTAGCAAAAAAGCCTCAGAATTTGTAACGGATATTATGTGA